The Plodia interpunctella isolate USDA-ARS_2022_Savannah chromosome 8, ilPloInte3.2, whole genome shotgun sequence genome window below encodes:
- the Diap1 gene encoding baculoviral IAP repeat-containing protein 7-B isoform X2: protein MPLLVDTNYRNVASNAPKPNLLAFKNHQCESKLANGGLPSPSSSTLNTPSLDKIDNRDTCTLQDVDLRREDERLKTFVNWPVPFLSPQKLARNGFYYLGKNDEVRCAFCKVEIMRWMEGDDPAKDHQRWAPQCPLLRKQNSAGNVPGSTPSTNGRDECGPRIPLATPGRPSPAHPEYANIAARLRTFKDWPRSMPQKPEDLAEAGFYYTGQGDKTKCYYCDGGLKDWEKDDVPWEQHARWFDRCYYVYLVKGRDYVKKVLADSAAAESEAKDETASTSAPTATATTTVTAATSEKSNSSEEGKPLADSKICKICYEEERNICFVPCGHVIACAKCALSTDKCPLCRADILNTLRLYFS, encoded by the exons ATGCCTCTCCTGGTCGATACAAACTACAGAAATG ttGCATCAAATGCACCAAAGCCAAACCTGCTAGCTTTCAAGAATCATCAATGCGAGTCGAAACTGGCCAATGGTGGCCTGCCGTCGCCGTCTTCATCAACTTTGAACACTCCATCGCTAGACAAGATTGATAACCGGGATACATGCACGCTACAAGACGTAGATTTACGGAGAGAAGATGAACgcttaaaaacatttgttaaCTGGCCTGTACCATTTCTTTCGCCACAAAAACTAGCTAGAAACGGTTTTTACTATTTGGGGAAAAATGACGAAGTGAGATGTGCTTTTTGCAAAGTGGAGATTATGCGGTGGATGGAGGGCGACGATCCAGCCAAAGATCATCAGCGATGGGCGCCACAGTGTCCTCTGTTACGTAAACAGAATAGTGCTGGTAACGTTCCCGGGTCTACACCTTCCACGAACGGACGAGATGAATGTGGTCCACGCATACCGCTTGCGACCCCCGGGAGACCAAGTCCCGCCCATCCGGAATACGCAAACATCGCGGCCAGGTTGCGCACCTTTAAAGACTGGCCTCGTAGTATGCCCCAGAAACCAGAAGATTTAGCCGAGGCCGGCTTTTATTACACCGGCCAAGGCGACAAGACCAAGTGTTATTACTGTGACGGAGGACTCAAAGACTGGGAAAAGGATGACGTACCGTGGGAGCAGCATGCCCGTTGGTTTGACCGTTGTTACTACGTATACCTAGTAAAAGGACGCGATTATGTGAAAAAGGTGTTAGCTGATTCTGCTGCCGCAGAGTCGGAAGCGAAGGATGAGACCGCATCGACATCAGCTCCGACAGCAACAGCAACTACAACAGTCACGGCCGCAACGTCGGAAAAAAGTAATTCGAGCGAAGAAGGAAAACCTTTAGCAgattcaaaaatatgtaaaatatgttatgaagaagaaagaaatatcTGCTTTGTACCGTGCGGTCATGTAATAGCTTGTGCTAAATGTGCATTATCTACTGATAAATGTCCTTTGTGTCGTGCAGATATCCTAAATACTTTGCGGCTATACTTCTCTTGA
- the Diap1 gene encoding baculoviral IAP repeat-containing protein 7-B isoform X1: MFKIKNKIHSFVKNDKVVNVDDINPMEKKSKKEKSRKTSPEKKERTDEITQFASNAPKPNLLAFKNHQCESKLANGGLPSPSSSTLNTPSLDKIDNRDTCTLQDVDLRREDERLKTFVNWPVPFLSPQKLARNGFYYLGKNDEVRCAFCKVEIMRWMEGDDPAKDHQRWAPQCPLLRKQNSAGNVPGSTPSTNGRDECGPRIPLATPGRPSPAHPEYANIAARLRTFKDWPRSMPQKPEDLAEAGFYYTGQGDKTKCYYCDGGLKDWEKDDVPWEQHARWFDRCYYVYLVKGRDYVKKVLADSAAAESEAKDETASTSAPTATATTTVTAATSEKSNSSEEGKPLADSKICKICYEEERNICFVPCGHVIACAKCALSTDKCPLCRADILNTLRLYFS; the protein is encoded by the exons atgttcaaaattaaaaataaaatccataGTTTCGTTAAAAACGATAAAGTAGTGAATGTGGATGATATAAATCctatggaaaaaaaatcaaagaagGAGAAATCAAGAAAGACTTCTcctgaaaaaaaagaaagaacgGATGAAATAACACAAT ttGCATCAAATGCACCAAAGCCAAACCTGCTAGCTTTCAAGAATCATCAATGCGAGTCGAAACTGGCCAATGGTGGCCTGCCGTCGCCGTCTTCATCAACTTTGAACACTCCATCGCTAGACAAGATTGATAACCGGGATACATGCACGCTACAAGACGTAGATTTACGGAGAGAAGATGAACgcttaaaaacatttgttaaCTGGCCTGTACCATTTCTTTCGCCACAAAAACTAGCTAGAAACGGTTTTTACTATTTGGGGAAAAATGACGAAGTGAGATGTGCTTTTTGCAAAGTGGAGATTATGCGGTGGATGGAGGGCGACGATCCAGCCAAAGATCATCAGCGATGGGCGCCACAGTGTCCTCTGTTACGTAAACAGAATAGTGCTGGTAACGTTCCCGGGTCTACACCTTCCACGAACGGACGAGATGAATGTGGTCCACGCATACCGCTTGCGACCCCCGGGAGACCAAGTCCCGCCCATCCGGAATACGCAAACATCGCGGCCAGGTTGCGCACCTTTAAAGACTGGCCTCGTAGTATGCCCCAGAAACCAGAAGATTTAGCCGAGGCCGGCTTTTATTACACCGGCCAAGGCGACAAGACCAAGTGTTATTACTGTGACGGAGGACTCAAAGACTGGGAAAAGGATGACGTACCGTGGGAGCAGCATGCCCGTTGGTTTGACCGTTGTTACTACGTATACCTAGTAAAAGGACGCGATTATGTGAAAAAGGTGTTAGCTGATTCTGCTGCCGCAGAGTCGGAAGCGAAGGATGAGACCGCATCGACATCAGCTCCGACAGCAACAGCAACTACAACAGTCACGGCCGCAACGTCGGAAAAAAGTAATTCGAGCGAAGAAGGAAAACCTTTAGCAgattcaaaaatatgtaaaatatgttatgaagaagaaagaaatatcTGCTTTGTACCGTGCGGTCATGTAATAGCTTGTGCTAAATGTGCATTATCTACTGATAAATGTCCTTTGTGTCGTGCAGATATCCTAAATACTTTGCGGCTATACTTCTCTTGA
- the LOC128672166 gene encoding uncharacterized protein LOC128672166 encodes MVTYCTVCMNNTRRNKDISYFNYPKDSNRMKWLNAVGREDLVLKIIDDNTRQRYRICEDHFERSNIFFAKNKTKKYLCDNAFPTLNLPSNDGAISSQLKSISAQENQDIQVIHKTEPCSSPDIFLNNTAISQDQISRSIKTEPDEQTNEHKAAQTASHLLADSPNKRKLTLELPEAKKHKTCALDSVTKEDFLKLCGEYTRATHRIKREDLVSRCCAGIAQWTLCGVFRKTENGFARSYSY; translated from the exons ATGGTTACATATTGTACAGTTTGCATGAACAATACTAGAAGGAATAaagatatttcatatttcaattatCCCAAGGATTCCAATAG aATGAAGTGGTTAAATGCTGTCGGGCGGGAAGATCTTGTGCTTAAAATTATTGACGATAACACAAGGCAAAGATACAGAATATGCGAGGATCACTTCGAAagatctaatatattttttgccaaaaataaaactaagaaatatttatgtgacAATGCTTTTCCAACGCTTAATTTGCCTTCAAATGATGGTGCAATTTCAAGCCAATTGAAGTCTATATCTGCACAAGAAAATCAGGATATTCAAGTTATACATAAAACTGAACCATGTTCTAGcccagatatttttttaaataacactgCAATTTCGCAAGATCAAATATCTCGTAGCATTAAGACGGAACCTGATGAGCAAACTAATGAGCATAAAGCAGCACAAACGGCGAGTCACCTTTTAGCGGACTCTCCAAATAAGCGGAAATTGACACTCGAACTTCCAGAAGCAAAAAAACATAAGACGTGTGCTTTAGATAGTGTAACAAAAGaagactttttaaaattgtgtg GCGAGTATACAAGAGCTACGCATCGCATTAAGCGCGAGGATCTCGTTTCACGTTGCTGCGCGGGAATTGCACAATGGACATTGTGTGGAGTCTTCAGAAAAACAGAGAATGGCTTCGCACGTAGTTATTCATACTAA
- the Diap1 gene encoding baculoviral IAP repeat-containing protein 7-B isoform X3, whose translation MMDSVTVASNAPKPNLLAFKNHQCESKLANGGLPSPSSSTLNTPSLDKIDNRDTCTLQDVDLRREDERLKTFVNWPVPFLSPQKLARNGFYYLGKNDEVRCAFCKVEIMRWMEGDDPAKDHQRWAPQCPLLRKQNSAGNVPGSTPSTNGRDECGPRIPLATPGRPSPAHPEYANIAARLRTFKDWPRSMPQKPEDLAEAGFYYTGQGDKTKCYYCDGGLKDWEKDDVPWEQHARWFDRCYYVYLVKGRDYVKKVLADSAAAESEAKDETASTSAPTATATTTVTAATSEKSNSSEEGKPLADSKICKICYEEERNICFVPCGHVIACAKCALSTDKCPLCRADILNTLRLYFS comes from the exons ATGATGGATTCAGTGACAG ttGCATCAAATGCACCAAAGCCAAACCTGCTAGCTTTCAAGAATCATCAATGCGAGTCGAAACTGGCCAATGGTGGCCTGCCGTCGCCGTCTTCATCAACTTTGAACACTCCATCGCTAGACAAGATTGATAACCGGGATACATGCACGCTACAAGACGTAGATTTACGGAGAGAAGATGAACgcttaaaaacatttgttaaCTGGCCTGTACCATTTCTTTCGCCACAAAAACTAGCTAGAAACGGTTTTTACTATTTGGGGAAAAATGACGAAGTGAGATGTGCTTTTTGCAAAGTGGAGATTATGCGGTGGATGGAGGGCGACGATCCAGCCAAAGATCATCAGCGATGGGCGCCACAGTGTCCTCTGTTACGTAAACAGAATAGTGCTGGTAACGTTCCCGGGTCTACACCTTCCACGAACGGACGAGATGAATGTGGTCCACGCATACCGCTTGCGACCCCCGGGAGACCAAGTCCCGCCCATCCGGAATACGCAAACATCGCGGCCAGGTTGCGCACCTTTAAAGACTGGCCTCGTAGTATGCCCCAGAAACCAGAAGATTTAGCCGAGGCCGGCTTTTATTACACCGGCCAAGGCGACAAGACCAAGTGTTATTACTGTGACGGAGGACTCAAAGACTGGGAAAAGGATGACGTACCGTGGGAGCAGCATGCCCGTTGGTTTGACCGTTGTTACTACGTATACCTAGTAAAAGGACGCGATTATGTGAAAAAGGTGTTAGCTGATTCTGCTGCCGCAGAGTCGGAAGCGAAGGATGAGACCGCATCGACATCAGCTCCGACAGCAACAGCAACTACAACAGTCACGGCCGCAACGTCGGAAAAAAGTAATTCGAGCGAAGAAGGAAAACCTTTAGCAgattcaaaaatatgtaaaatatgttatgaagaagaaagaaatatcTGCTTTGTACCGTGCGGTCATGTAATAGCTTGTGCTAAATGTGCATTATCTACTGATAAATGTCCTTTGTGTCGTGCAGATATCCTAAATACTTTGCGGCTATACTTCTCTTGA